The Pongo abelii isolate AG06213 chromosome 20, NHGRI_mPonAbe1-v2.0_pri, whole genome shotgun sequence genome window below encodes:
- the JUND gene encoding transcription factor JunD yields METPFYGDEALSGLGGGASGSGGSFASPGRLFPGAPPTAAAGSMMKKDALTLSLSEQVAAALKPAAAPPPTPLRADGGPSAAPPDGLLASPDLGLLKLASPELERLIIQSNGLVTTTPTSTQFLYPKVAASEEQEFAEGFVKALEDLHKQNQLGAGAAAAAAAAAGGPSGTATGSAPPGELAPAAAAPEAPVYANLSSYAGGAGGAGGAATVAFAAEPVPFPPPPPPGALGPPRLAALKDEPQTVPDVPSFGESPPLSPIDMDTQERIKAERKRLRNRIAASKCRKRKLERISRLEEKVKTLKSQNTELASTASLLREQVAQLKQKVLSHVNSGCQLLPQHQVPAY; encoded by the coding sequence ATGGAAACACCCTTCTACGGCGATGAGGCGCTGAGCGGCCTGGGCGGCGGCGCCAGTGGCAGCGGCGGCAGCTTCGCGTCCCCGGGCCGCCTGTTTCCCGGGGCGCCCCCGACGGCCGCGGCCGGCAGCATGATGAAGAAGGACGCGCTGACGCTGAGCCTGAGTGAGCAGGTGGCGGCGGCGCTCAAGCCTGCGGCCGCGCCGCCTCCTACCCCGCTGCGCGCCGACGGCGGTCCCAGCGCGGCACCCCCCGACGGCCTGCTCGCCTCTCCCGACCTGGGGCTGCTGAAGCTGGCCTCCCCCGAGCTCGAGCGCCTCATCATCCAGTCCAACGGGCTGGTCACCACGACGCCGACGAGCACACAGTTCCTCTACCCCAAGGTGGCGGCCAGCGAGGAGCAGGAGTTCGCCGAGGGCTTCGTCAAGGCCCTGGAGGATTTACACAAGCAGAACCAGCTCGGCGCGGGCGCGGCCGCCGCTGCCGCAGCCGCCGCCGGGGGGCCCTCGGGCACGGCCACGGGCTCCGCGCCCCCCGGCGAGCTGGCCCCGGCGGCGGCCGCGCCCGAAGCGCCCGTCTACGCGAACCTGAGCAGCTACGCGGGCGGCGCCGGGGGCGCGGGGGGCGCCGCGACGGTCGCCTTCGCTGCCGAACCTGTGCCCTTCCCGCCGCCGCCACCCCCGGGCGCGTTGGGGCCGCCGCGCCTGGCTGCGCTCAAGGACGAGCCACAGACGGTGCCCGACGTGCCGAGCTTCGGCGAGAGCCCGCCGCTGTCGCCCATCGACATGGACACGCAGGAGCGCATCAAGGCGGAGCGCAAGCGGCTGCGCAACCGCATCGCCGCCTCCAAGTGCCGCAAGCGCAAGCTGGAGCGCATCTCGCGCCTGGAAGAGAAAGTGAAGACCCTCAAAAGCCAGAACACGGAGCTGGCGTCCACGGCGAGCCTGCTGCGCGAGCAGGTGGCGCAGCTCAAGCAGAAAGTCCTCAGCCACGTCAACAGCGGCTGCCAGCTGCTGCCCCAGCACCAGGTGCCCGCGTACTGA